One window of Bactrocera tryoni isolate S06 chromosome 2, CSIRO_BtryS06_freeze2, whole genome shotgun sequence genomic DNA carries:
- the LOC120768895 gene encoding condensin complex subunit 2 produces MTVPTICMNSQYAKVTTTSRRSSLTTVGHWKQQQQQVQQQQQLVNNILVQPITVQTAIVVQPRKVRAQEASTSGFVGAEKLNHPNIATVHMTPTNTDTPLRRSEVGIYREGARNVNTNLLATPLNDDDEERRQARRRTMLQSGSGRESMFEDNETLKKCLEIYNGNKLSKDNAWSLSLIDTLSTLLDRHHKSLNNFKVAGSSLEASSKVYGLRVDSVHTDVLRMSAGLNAQKFADRQAQSDDDDDVATGGEGNADPNASAAVVNKNGEKVAEKAKTKPKRTRRVVSTITKNKDTLNARLDTVPLQDPVFGKLNTIVGSINSSNRLMNNILLTAESELRLRTTFRFWDAQQLEAGCDYTDAPAPGNTPADTPMDAMNLAPCDRLVQIKKIDELQLRPLHTGYVISDTPEAIPDNNDNSESLRGSLDVPFEDAPFDGGNCDDGGGEHMSMAFDINAECEPLPSLNDQPAMLDVDYNDFEELTTEERTAINNCRGLRKAPVLLEDLRPVDATSKLEYSYRPLDKISQFWAGPSHWKFKRARPRPSTAPTLQGVNNQRAPARRGHALSKKRSKQLKFEQEFDDIFIKIEKYKARKANYHKKWDQRKLKLPTDLQLNSEMFNKFKCAPSAVVQPVVEDDDIELAGGDGIHGNDHVSAADDHFGDHDDGACADLGGGDVGGLNSMGGNVSMVGDNMGNASQNVFGDNGELEPPPLDGIGDDNPANNTVLEIATSFDGAPSQVTKIIVPFAKRAKVIDMKNLKRCCTQLINKQIKEPTPPEQIPQHPIIQEEHFAAGMASFKDVYEHLPDVLSQNMVEALSPSIAFYSVLHLANDFNLRLIPQQNLEDFKIRQLMD; encoded by the exons ATGACAGTGCCTACTATCTGTATGAATTCACAGTACGCGAAAGTAACGACAACGTCTAGACGCTCGTCTTTGACAACAGTCGGACATTggaaacaacagcagcagcaggttcagcagcaacaacagttgGTCAATAATATTTTGGTACAGCCTATAACAGTACAAACAGCAATCGTGGTTCAACCGCGTAAGGTAAGGGCGCAGGAAGCCAGTACCAGTGGCTTCGTTGGCGCAGAAAAACTCAATCATCCTAATATTGCTACGGTACACATGACGCCCACTAACACAGATACGCCATTGCGGCGTTCGGAAGTGGGCATATACCGTGAAGGAGCGCGTAATGTCAACACAAATCTGTTGGCTACACCTTTAAACGATGATGATGAGGAACGACGACAGGCGCGTCGGCGCACTATGTTACAAAGTGGCAGCGGACGCGAGTCCATGTTCGAGGATAATGAGACTTTGAAGAAATGTTTGGAAATTTATAACGGGAACAAACTTAGTAAGGATAATGCGTGGTCATTGTCCTTAATTGATACGTTATCTACGCTACTGGATCGTCATCACAAGTCGTTAAATAACTTTAAG gtggcTGGCTCTTCATTAGAAGCTTCGTCCAAAGTTTATGGACTTCGTGTCGACTCTGTACACACGGACGTGTTACGTATGTCTGCAGGTCTAAATGCTCAAAAGTTTGCTGATCGTCAGGCACAAAgtgatgatgatgacgacgTGGCAACGGGTGGTGAAGGCAATGCAGATCCTAATGCCTCCGCCGCCGTTGTGAATAAAAATGGTGAAAAAGTTGCTGAAAAAGCCAAAACCAAGCCAAAACGTACGCGCCGTGTTGTGTCAACAATCACAAAAAATAAGGACACATTAAATGCACGTTTAGATACAGTGCCGTTACAGGATCCAGTGTTTGGCAAACTCAATACAATCGttggttcaataaattcctCAAATCGActaatgaataatattttattgactgctGAATCTGAGCTACGATTACGGACAACATTTCGCTTTTGGGATGCACAACAGCTGGAGGCCGGTTGTGATTATACAGATGCGCCTGCACCTGGAAATACGCCAGCGGACACACCAATGGATGCAATGAATTTGGCACCTTGTGATCGCttagtgcaaataaaaaaaattgatgagtTGCAACTACGACCGCTGCACACTGGTTATGTGATCTCCGATACACCTGAGGCTATACCAGACAATAATGATAACTCGGAAAGTCTACGCGGTAGTTTAGATGTACCATTTGAAGATGCGCCATTTGATGGTGGTAATTGTGATGATGGTGGTGGGGAGCATATGTCCATGGCATTTGATATTAACGCGGAATGTGAGCCACTACCATCATTAAATGATCAACCTGCTATGCTGGATGTGGACTATAATGATTTTGAGGAGTTGACTACag AGGAGCGCACAGCTATAAATAATTGTCGTGGCTTGCGCAAAGCACCAGTTTTGCTGGAAGACTTACGTCCGGTTGATGCAACCTCAAAACTCGAATATTCATATCGACCACTAGATAAAATATCACAATTTTGGGCCGGTCCATCACATTGGAAATTTAAACGTGCGCGACCGCGCCCGTCTACGGCGCCGACATTACAGGGTGTGAATAATCAACGGGCTCCAGCACGTCGTGGTCATGCGCTAAGTAAGAAGCGTTCAAAGCAATTGAAATTCGAGCAGGAATTCGacgatattttcattaaaatagaGAAGTACAAAGCACGTAAAGCGAATTATCACAAGAAATGGGATCAACGCAAGCTCAAATTACCAACCGATTTGCAATTAAATTCggaaatgtttaataaatttaagtgtGCGCCGAGCGCTGTAGTGCAACCCGTTGTTGAGGACGATGACATTGAGTTGGCCGGTGGCGATGGCATACATGGTAATGATCATGTGAGCGCAGCTGATGATCATTTTGGCGATCACGATGATGGCGCTTGTGCCGATCTGGGTGGTGGTGATGTGGGTGGTTTGAATAGCATGGGTGGAAATGTTAGCATGGTTGGTGACAATATGGGCAACGCTTCGCAGAATGTTTTCGGCGACAATGGTGAACTGGAGCCGCCACCCTTAGATGGTATCGGTGACGATAATCCTGCCAACAATACAGTATTGGAGATTGCAACGAGCTTTGATGGTGCGCCAAGTCAG GTCACCAAAATCATAGTGCCCTTTGCGAAGCGTGCCAAAGTTAtcgatatgaaaaatttaaaacgttGCTGCACACAATTGATAAATAAGCAAATCAAAGAACCAACGCCGCCGGAACAAATACCGCAACATCCAATTATACAGGAGGAACACTTTGCAGCCGGCATGGCCAGTTTCAAAGATGTATACGAACACCTGCCCGACGTTTTGTCCCAGAATATGGTGGAAGCGCTTTCGCCCTCTATTGCTTTCTACTCAGTGTTGCATTTAGCGAATGATTTCAATTTACGTCTGATACCACAACAAAatttggaagatttcaaaaTACGACAATTAATGGATTGA